The sequence AAAGTAAGAATCAGTGCCACAGTTGGAGATGACTGAGAAATGTGCTAACAGTTccttttaaaatacctttttttgCTACCTTGTGATGTAGATATTTGTTTTCTAGGGTGCAGGAGCTGAGATCCTTGGTGGCTTTAACTGACCCAGAGGAAGGGAAATTGTTTCAGTCTCAAGAGACAGTGAGTGACTAGCACACTTTCCATGCCTATTTACAGTCTTTATTGAAAACCTATATTTATATAGTTTAGGCTCATATTTTTTCTACCTTAACATTTTACAGTGTATTCGTGTATTTATATATTAGGGGGGAAAACCGTGAATTGTTAATTAAAACTGGTGTACTGGTAATAGCAAAAACCTATTTTAACTAGTCCTGTATTCAGAAATAAGCCCTGTATATGTGCATTAATTGCTCACATTCATTCACAAAAGAATGattttatttcaaacaaaaattTATCAAGTGACAGAATGAGGTACATGTACCTGAGATTTGTAGTAATATGACTTGACACAGTGCATAATGTCAGTCATGTACAACATCAGTTGAAATAGGGACAAtcacagtttgtttttttttaaatagcacagTGGATGCTGCAACCCCTTCCTCAGTGACCCCTGAGAATGTTGAGCTCAGAATATAGTAGGGGTCGTCTCCTCACACTAGCTCTTTTCTGTTTCATTTGCAGAACTTCCTAAGTCACACAGTTTTCCATGGCCTTGAATTGCTGTGATGTGAACAGATGAGTCTCTCAGGACATCCTGTTCTGATGTGATTCTCATTTCACAGatgaatttatttttgttctttctcaTTCCAGGCTTTAAAGTCACTGGATATTTGGAAGACCTTATTTGCTGTAGCTGGGCCTAAGCCAGAGAGCACAGTTGAGTAACAGCCCAAAGATGGGAGATGAAGGTGCTGGTGAGCCCTTTATGGGTATAGTGGCTGGCCAGGCCAAAGACTATGAGGGCACCCTACCTTCTGACACAGTTTCGCTCAGTGATTCAGACTCTGAAGACTTTGGCTTAGTGGATGAAGCAGAAGTTGATACGATTTCTCCAGAGGAACCACCGTCTTTGGATGACATAGGTTATGGATCAGATGAGATCCCTGATTCTTCAAACAACAACCTTAAGTCTCCTGTCCAGCCATTCCATCTGAAAGGCATGAGCTCTACCTTCTCGCTGCGGAGCCAGAGCATATTTGACGGCCTGGAAGGGGCAGCCAAATTAGCGGTACCTTCTATGGCTGAAGATAACATTATTGATGGGAGGTTTAAgcgccctctgcccccacccactcCTTTAAGCAAGATGGCTGCAGAAAGCCTTGGAAGGCAAAGCaagccacccccagctcccaaaaGCTCTCCAGGAGTCCCGGACTACGTGGCACACCCAGAACGCTGGACAAAGTACAGTCTGGAGGGAGTTTCAGAGTCTAGTGATAAGACCAACAGGATGGCTGCCATGGAGTTCCTAGAGGGCTTGAAGAAGAAAGGAGGAGAACAAAGCTCAGCTACCCAAGACAGCTACACCCCATATTTCAACCAGGACCCCTCCAGCCATGGTGCTGGAAGGATAATATTTACCAAACCCACAAAGATAGGCATGCGTAGTTTGGAAAGGAAAAGACCAGCAGAGGAGGATGGTAAGAAGCTCATGAACAcaaagcaaggtctgaatgagaaATCTCCCAAGAAGGGCAATGACTTGAGTGAAGAGGATGAAGTTGAGCTGGGCCATTTAGACACTGAAGGGAAGAAGACGGTGGAGGAAGAGGAGTGGCTGAAGTTGGAGGACCTGGGTACAAAAAGAGAACTTGGCACAGGTTCCACTCACACAGGTGAAGATGCTTTGGTGGAAACCGTAGGGTTTCACggtagtaagaaaaggagtaggaAGCATTTCCGTCTCAAAGCAGACGATGAAGAGGCTGAGGAGTCTTAAGAGAGAAACTAATTATACCCATCCAGAGGCTTCAGTGTTATTCCAGAAGGCTACCTTTGTTTGCTCTCTCTCAGCTCAGATCTCACTAGCCAGGCAGGTGGCAGGTTTTTTGTCTAGCACTCAGTTTTGTGGTCTCCAAATATACTCTTTTTAGTACGTTTGTCAGAAATTAAAGTACAAAAACCCTATACCTGCAGGGAACAGTGTTGACACAGCACCTGGGGGGGTAGGGAGTGGGGTTTGTTTTCTTGAGCAAGCCCCTCTGACTGACGCTGGCACAGCATCAAGGCCTTGACCACAGAGAATCCTAACACAAGTACTTCAGCAGGGAGAATGAGGGATCCAGGAGGACTCCCTGCCTGTCCCTACTCTTCCACCCTCTTAAAAAAATTAGAACCCCCTGGCCAGTGCTGTAGAAGTCTGGAATCAAAAGGGATCAGGATTGAAGAGGAGCATAGAAGGTAGAGTTTTAAAGTATTAAAAACCAAACCCAGTAGGATTAAGTCAATATCCTGATTCCCCTTAATGTGTATGTCCCTAATTGGGAACAGGTGGGACAAGGATTGAGCCATGCTTCCCGCACTGCCACTGAAAATAGAAACATAGTAAGTGACTGGCCATGAGCTGAGAGGGCACAATCAGGAGTGGCCCATTAAATGGGTTTTAAGGTAGTCTGAGTATTTTCCCTTGGTTACTTTCTAATATATCTTATTTGGTAAAAGTTTAAAAGAAACTTGAGGCCTGTTGAGACAAAACATATTTGGAAACATTTAGCAAAGACCTGCGTGAGAGCCTCAGCCGCTTCTCAGCATGCTGTGCGTGCAACTGAAATGTATGTGACAGCCGACTGATTGGTCAAGCAGCCACAAGCTTCCCCCTGTGTGCGTGTGATGTGCTGTGCTGATGTCTCACCTCCATAAGATGCAGTGCTTCCATTTTGACTCTTAAGTAGACTAATTGGAAGGGAAGGACTTGTACTAAGAGATTCTCTTTATACTTTGGATGTCAATAAAAACATTTAGTTGTAATTTGGTTTCTGGGTCTGTTTTCCACCTGTAAGTATATTAGCATCAAATAACTATGAATATTAGCAGAGAAGTATAGACATGGTTTCATTTGGCAAGGTGGGATTTCAGGTAAGAATCTGAGAGGATTTTACTCTAAATATGTAGAGAGAGgctttttcccctctcttggtcttaccactttttttttttgtaacactGGAATAGTTTACAAGTGCAAATGGAATCATTAACAGAATTACAATGAATGTTGAACTTTTACatagcactttgcaaacattcttGTGAGGCAGGTTAGTAAGTACTGACATTGCGTTTGGTTAGATGAAGGAAAACTGAGGTTGAAAGGTTATGTTCTTGGAATGGATATTCATACTATGTTTCTTAGCGACTGGTCCATGGACTAgcaccagtccctgagatctccctgacaggaaggcagcaagccagtctcTGGTATCAAAAAGACTGAGAAACACTGCTATAAAAGACAGCATATTGCTTAGGCCTTTTGGCTTGATTTATCATGGCCAGTGTTCTAGATTAACAATTTAATAATATACAATTAATCAGCCAAATTGTAATATTTGTAACTGGACAGTAAAAGGCCATCTCTTCTTTCCTTGGAATGTGCAACTTCACTAAATTCATTCATTGTAGCTAGAGATCCATTGCTTAAACCCTCATGCAAACTTGGGAACATTACTGATAGGGTGCTTGAAATCTCTAGAGAGAAAATTATTGGCTGCAGGACAGGAACTATGGCTGCTTTTTTGCTTGTGCAGTCCAGAGCACCTGGTGGTTGCTTCCAGAAACCTATAATGTACAATGGGTAGAGGATGGGGCAATAGTGCCAGTCTTGTGAAACCGACCTTGTCCAGGACAGATTGGCTTGGAGTGCAACAATGAGGAACAATTTGTCTATGGATATTCATAGGACATACCTAGATACATAAATCCTGCTGGTTTGAAGGGGACATACAAAAATTCAGATGAGGTATAACTTCCAGAGTTGTCATCATATATTTTGCTTTCAAATAAGGATCTGAATTCACTGATGACATCAGTAATGACAGGAAGTGTTTTGGTTTGACAAACTGACTACTTCCTAAACACACAATGGCCCTAAAGCAGTAGCCATTGGTTCCACCTCTCTGTCCCTAAAGGCGAATGAACTTGTAGCATGGATGCCAAAACTACTCCCCTGTGTAGGCCACAGTGATATGGCACAGCTGACTTGAAAATAAAATGAGCAAATTCCTATAGTAGGAGGAAGTCCTCAACAGCTTTCTTTCCATTAACAAGAACCTCTTGCTTCTGAGCATAAAAGGCATTATGACCCGATCTTCCTTTTTTGTGGGTGGGTGTGGTGATGGTGGTTTTCTGAGATCAATAAACCTGACTGGGGAGGTTTGTAACTTACCAGGATCAGTATTTATGATACATAGGAGCCTACAGGTATAATATTTTCAAGGAAATCCAATTTAATTGAGGCCTGTCCATCCAAGAAAGACAGATGTCCAGTACATTTTGCTAATAGTAGTGTTATTTCCATGAATCCAAAAGGTTGGGCACTATCTGTATAAAATTACAGGAAGAGAACCTTTTAAGTAGTAAAATTCGGTTTATTTGTGTATGCTGACTCATACAAAAGTATAACAAGGTTTCACAGCCTATACAAATAAAGTCATAATGTCAACTATACAAGTGTAATATTTGTAGCTACTGTAATGAAAAGACAAACGGTGAAATGTTCATAGGTCTAGTTTCTCGGAAAAACGATTGTGGGGTAGGATTTGATTTTTCAGAGTCAGACAAGAAGATGAGAAAAGTCAGAAGATTTCTTGGAGATAAGGGAGCAGTTCCAACTTCTGGGGCTGCGTTGGGAGAGTTTCTGTTGCCTACTActaaagcaacacagacagcagGCAGAAGTCTGGCACTCAGGGAGCATAGTGGATAGAATCAAGGGGGTGAGGGTAGTAGAACGATTATGTACTTTGGGTTTTGAAATGGACAGCAAGCAGTGAAGACTTGAGGACAAAAGATGTTTCAGTTTCTGCATATGAGAGAAGCTAGGATTAAGGAAAGGCCATAAAGGAGGAAATTACCGTAGTCAAGATGAGGAGGAGATGCTGGAAAGTATAACCATTTGGGGATGAGAAAAACTATATCAGTGCAAAAATCTGGCCTCTATGCTGTTGAAGTCCTGGGTTATTTCCTGATTAGCTTTTGATTAACGATCTCTAGGGAAGTAAAGAGCCCATGAAACTGAGCTTTCTTCAGCAAACAGATGAGACGACTAATTTTACTGCGGTAAGTATCACGCTCTTTGTCAGAGTAATTCCTCTGGGAAGAATACAGGGAATAATAATCAAGAAATGAAGTccgcagtaaaaaaaaaaaaaaggggggggggggatttgagaTGGGGATGGTATCTGGAAGGGACTGGAAGGCACAGAAGTGTTTTAGAAAATGCAGTGATGGTATCAGTCTGGAGGGCATCAGAGAATGTACCGGGGGCAGTGAATATGTTTATTATCATGACTGATGAAGTAAAAGCTTGGAGGAAGTACACAGGCTACAAGAATAGGGTAGAGGAGAGAGCCTTTATATGGCTAAAACAGGAGCTGCCAGTATGGATTTGATGGGAGGATAAGAACCAGGAAACCGGAGGTGGAGGAGAAGCTAGGAAAGGAGGATGCAACAAAGAGCGCATGCAGCGCAGATGTTACAGGAGATGAAGTGGTTCTGGAGTGTAGTGTGGGCCCTGTCTGGCAACATGGCAGGCTTTTTGAGGATCCAGAGATTCATGCAGGACACGGTTGCAGGGCAAAGGAGGATGGAAGTCTGACATGGACAGAGAAGAGTTTTATATATCACAGGTGATTGCCTTTAGCAATTGATCTGCTTTTCCTTAATGTGGGTAAATAGGTTAAGAGAAATATGGTAGGCACTCTGTGCGTAAGGGCAGGGGatgaagtgggggaaaaaaaatctcactgccCTGTTAACTACATATATAAATACAGTGAGAAGGAAATAGAAGACCTCTGATACACAAATACATcagtggtgaaatcctggccccacaacttaatggcagttttgccactgacttcagtggggttgggaTTTCACCCCAGAAGTACTTCAAAATGGCAAACTAATCTGAGGAAATGAGAACTTAATTTAATTATCAATGTACATCATGTCATTTTCACACTCTTCTGTATGCTCTTTACCTTTGCTTCTTTCTGGTAGGATTGTTTGATTTGTGCTGGTATTCATAAAAcctaacaggatttaaaaaaaaaaaagcattagtTTAAAAGTATTCTGAAAATAAGCTCTTTCAATAACTTTTGGGGTCTTTGGGGAGCTCTACAAAATGTAAGCAGTTGGTGAAAAGCTATACTAGGCTGCACCATTTTTGCATTTTCCACTTCAGACAATAAAAACCTTTGTTTTAGTTTCTGGTCAATTTCAATTTCTGATTCTCATGCAGTGATAGTACTACAATGGTTGGGTAGAAAATGCTGCAAGGGAATTCTTGAAaaagaatggaaatatttttacataatctaatcttggggtgggggggttggaatTTGCTATTGCTGCCACTTTTAACAACAGTCCATTATTGCAAACTCTGTTGAGAGAAATAGAGGTATATGGACTTAGACTCAACCATCTCATGACTTTGTGTCGAGTGATCTGTGCTTTACTCCAGAAGTTGAACACTGAAAACTACTTTTAATGTTTGGAGAATCTTATGCTTTACTATGCAGATATTCTTGTGTGTTCCACATTACCCCTTATATGACTGGGAAAATTTCAGTCAGTTGTGTTTATATTAGCTAGGATTGTGTAGTTTGTCATGGTAAACTTTGGGAAAAATCAGGGAGGAGAGATGGCAAAAATGTCACAAGTCATAGATAGAGGCCCAGGCCCAGACAGCCGTTAAATGAGTAATCTGTAATGTTTTGAGACCTTTCCATGTCAAGACCTTGTGGAGTTCTTAGTTACCTCCCCTGATAGTAtcgattttatttatttattttatttattgacaGACAAGAAAGATTGGACGTGGAAAACATCTATTAGGTCAGACTGTCCGCAGCCACAGTGCAAGATTGTTAATGTGTATTGCCTATTTCTTAGTCTGGACAAAATTTAAATGTCTCAAACAGTGAGGCTTCCCCTTCCAGTGTTACGAGGTCAGATCCTAAATTGGTGGAAGCAGGTATAACttcgttgaagtcaatggagcgacACTGATTTACATCCTTTGATAATCTGGACAATTACTATTCTATTACAATTATTAAACATATTATGGTAATGCCTAAGGTTCAGCCAGGTTCGGGGCCCATTGTCCTAGGTACTGGATAAACCTGTAATAAATGAaaatcccagccccaaagagtcCGTGTTGTAATATGTCTTGCTGTTGGGAAGCTTTTGCAGATCTGCAGTCAAAATGCTCCTTTTCATAATTTCATCCCCATTACCTCCCTACATAATTCCTCTTCGCCATTTACACCCTTTTACTGAATTGTTCACTTGCACTATTTTGCTTTGCAATTATCATTTCAAATACTCACTTGTATATTTTGGAACTGGTCTATTGCACAAGAGGTTATTTTTGCTTAAAGTATCTGCCATGGAAGAAATAACAGCTGAACAGTAGTTAACCTACAAAACAAGTAGTGATTGCTATGTTAATTCAATTTCTGTAATCCTTTCAGGTTAATTATCCTTTGCAAGTCTAAAAGGTTGAAAATCTAAGCAGTAGTTATAATTAAACTTCATAAATAGCATTCTATTAAATCAAATAGTCTGAGCCATAAATATCTACATTTCTATtcttatatatacacagatatCTGTAGGTGGCACAAACTTTcaaccagaaaaacagatggcTGAATGTATCTAGCTTAAAATATTTGAGTGTTGCTGTTGAATTTGGCCATCTAGCTTTACATGTGGTGTCAACATTGTTTATTGAATACAAAGTATTTTTAAGGAGCAGTGAAAAATGTATTGGAAAAAAAGTTCTGCAATAAAAGTAATAAGATAAGCCACAAGGCCAAAAGTCCACTGGGGAGCTCTAGTGACATGGAAAACAATAAATGTACTACTTAGTACTTGGATAGTGCTTaacattttaaagctgttttacaAATGTTAATGTTTATTTAAACACCAGCTGCTTGTCATCAGAAACTTAAGATGGAATTTCCTTGTATTATTAGTGTGGCATATTTGTAGGTTAGAATATCTCTTTGAAATGTCTGCATTCAATATGCTAACAAGTCAGTGTAGATCATATCAGTGAAAATATAACTTATGTCAGCGGATGTGGGCATTTTCATAAACTATGTAGAATTTTAACATATGACACTGGCTGgcagttggattttttttatatctaAATAGTTAATTTTTATCTCTCTCAGAGCCATGATATTCAGCCTTAGGATAACACTGCAGGcatgagcctttttttttttttttaaaccagctggAAATGGCATTTATGCTTTATATACAGTAGAATTTGGATTTATCAATATGCACTTTGAGTGACCATTGAGATCCGTGGATCAAATCTTACTTTCCAAAAGCTGATGCCCATGTGTTGTCCCCTTGCTTAAACTGCTCCATAGGGTTTTTGATTGCATGGAAGTGATTTCAGTTTCCCTATTTTCAAAGACTGGAAAATAGTTTCATGGGTTTTTGAATGTCACTTGACTGCTGTTAAGAGATTTAACAGTTCAATGGAGGGCTTCAAGGGTTAGGTTTAGGCAGAAAGCTACTTGAAGAGAATTGAACCGGCATTTACCTCAAGAGAACAGTCCACTGGAGGGAGAGGTTGGTGTGGCAGGACCAGCAGAATGAGAGAGAAATGCAGTTACCCTCCCCCTTGTCTCTAACATTTGGCAGGCCAGtgaagattctctctctctctttttccacaGAAATAAACAATAAGGCCACCAGGGGGCCTAATGGTGACAGAATCCTCTTTCCTTTTGTCCTTGTAATGTAAAGTGAACCAGCTAAGGCCTATATGTCAACACCACCCCCTCCTTGTAGAGAAGGTCAAGGTCCAGTCCAAACAAAAAATGAAGAGAATATTAGCAAAAGCTCAACAAAGTATATAAAAAGTGTTACTTACTTGTGATTCTAGAGATCTAAGCCGTTTCTCTTGCTCTTTCATTCCACTAAAATATTTAGACAGGTTGTCCACCCTAATACAAATAAAGCAGAGACACGTACTGAGCAAAGACATCTGCAAATTACAGCTACGTAACTCTTAACAGACATAGAGCTAGACGCACAGCCCCACTTCTGCCTGCTTTGCActgctgaggtaggaccaagcaCCCAGAAGCCTGCCCTAAAGGGTCATTTGGGGATTCCCTGTGGCATAGAGAGAGGGTATAGTGAGAATGCAGGGGGTAGGGCTGGAGTACACTGCATTCTGGCCAGTCCTCACTGGGCTAATTGCCCCTAGGGAATCATTATATACTGGCATGAGTTAAAGCAGTCGTTAGGTTACTAGGACTTGTGCCATGACCCATTCAGTTTCCAACTGCTTCAGGAATCCAGGAAGGTGTAAAGCCAGCTGTAATTCCTTATCCCTCTTTCCACAGCAGCACCCCATGTGAGTTCAGAACTTGGAAGGATTGCACCTATAATATTTTTATCACCAGCAAAGAAGTACTAGCTGTTTCTTGGAACTTTTTCGAAGTGTTCTGTTTCCAGAAACTAGTTTCATACTTCTAATTAGTAATAATAAACCGCAAAATATCCATGCTAGCTCTTCCTTCCCCCATGAAGTCCAAAAGCTTCTTCTGAGCTCACCCGAATGTATCCAAACTATTTTAGGCCTCCCCGTCTGTACCCATTTCACCCGATGGCCCTTTCCCCAGGCAGCTTCTTCCTCTCTTTCACCCTATACACACATACGCCTCAATGCAATCCCTAAAGGGTCCCCTGACTTCTAAATCCCTCTTCTGAATTCAGCTCTTTCAAATCTCTTCCTTCATTGGTGATATTCCTTGAGTATCTACGTGGGAGGGTTCTTACTGATTGCTGGGTTTGGATCTAATGTGTTCTGGCCTGGGGCTTCTGCCACTCAGGGGTCCAGAAATATGTTGCTGGTCTATGCTTCTTGGGAGGCTACGGATTTGATGAGATTTTTGGAGACAGGAGAATGGCCCTTTCAGTACAGCCAGAATTACTGCCAGCCACCAGCAAGGGTAGAAAGCTGAAAATGTGGTATTTATCTGAACCTTTACCAACTTCATAAAGTTTCTGGTTCTGTTTCAGATCAGGAGCTAAGAGGTTAAAACTGGTTCTTACttattctctcttcccccccaccccccaacaaccCCGACCCCACAAACCAGTAACTTTATCCCTAacttaaacaatatttaaaactaACAATGTCATTATCAAAAAAAGGCTCTTTTAGGAGGCAATTAGATGCATTTTTATTGTTTGCTATAAGAGCTATTTGGCTCTGCTTGTCCATCTTGCTTATTCTCAGGGCCACAGTTCTAAAGTAAGTCTGTGATTCTTTGATGCCTCTGAAGTAAAAATAATCTAGTTGTTCTAAATTATTATGAATAAACAATCAAATCAGGCAGTTTTTTGGTATAGATTAGGTGGAGGGGAAGATATTTCCCCTGCATATTCAAGTAGGCTGTTCTAGGCTCTGGCTATGATataaattagaaaggccaaggcttGTTTGGAAAGAGCACTCAAAGCAAAACCATTAGACAGCATAGCTAATTGATTTCAGTGCGGTCTGCTTATGCCAAAACTGAAGTTTGAATGAAACTTTTGCAACATGCTGGCTATCTTTCACAATAATAGTTATATGAAAGTTTCACAAGATACTGCATTTGAGTCATGTTATTAAATGCCTCCCCAAAGAAGGCTTACTCATGTTGCCTTAGGTGTTGCTTTACATGTATAGCTTACTTCTCCCTTAAAATAATGTGGTATACTTTTGGATAATAACTTAGTACTTCCCATCTTCAGAATGCTATATAAAAATTAACTCATCCTTACAATAGTCCTGTCAgataatgttctcctcctcctttcatgTGGTGTAAATGGAGACTCAGCTAGGTTTAAAAAACACTatggaactaacatgacatttgc comes from Lepidochelys kempii isolate rLepKem1 chromosome 6, rLepKem1.hap2, whole genome shotgun sequence and encodes:
- the TSSC4 gene encoding U5 small nuclear ribonucleoprotein TSSC4, translating into MGDEGAGEPFMGIVAGQAKDYEGTLPSDTVSLSDSDSEDFGLVDEAEVDTISPEEPPSLDDIGYGSDEIPDSSNNNLKSPVQPFHLKGMSSTFSLRSQSIFDGLEGAAKLAVPSMAEDNIIDGRFKRPLPPPTPLSKMAAESLGRQSKPPPAPKSSPGVPDYVAHPERWTKYSLEGVSESSDKTNRMAAMEFLEGLKKKGGEQSSATQDSYTPYFNQDPSSHGAGRIIFTKPTKIGMRSLERKRPAEEDGKKLMNTKQGLNEKSPKKGNDLSEEDEVELGHLDTEGKKTVEEEEWLKLEDLGTKRELGTGSTHTGEDALVETVGFHGSKKRSRKHFRLKADDEEAEES